A single window of Streptomyces sudanensis DNA harbors:
- a CDS encoding sigma factor, with product MSKDTPPRWDQGMQRRLARGEAAALGELYDRFAPLVHHTARRVLADQGAADLVTREVFEHVWENPGAYDPRTDGSLRAWIARLARRRAVRRLRRDGARALAEGG from the coding sequence ATGTCCAAGGACACACCGCCCCGCTGGGACCAGGGGATGCAGCGGCGGCTGGCACGAGGAGAGGCGGCCGCGCTCGGCGAGTTGTACGACCGCTTCGCCCCGCTCGTCCACCACACGGCCCGCCGCGTGCTGGCGGACCAAGGGGCCGCCGACCTGGTCACCCGGGAGGTGTTCGAGCACGTGTGGGAGAACCCGGGCGCGTACGACCCGCGGACGGACGGCTCGCTGCGGGCCTGGATCGCCCGGCTGGCCCGCCGGCGGGCGGTGCGGCGGCTGCGGCGGGACGGGGCGCGGGCGCTCGCCGAGGGCGG
- the purU gene encoding formyltetrahydrofolate deformylase has translation MTDQYVLTLSCPDRPGIVHAVSSYLLATGCNIEDSQQFGDRGTGLFFMRVHFSAGTPVAVDGLRAGFAAVGDSFGMDWRIHRADERMRVVLMVSRFGHCLNDLLFRTRIGALPVDVVAVVSNHTDFAELAASYDVPFHHVPVTPDTRAQAEARLLELVRGENVELVVLARYMQVLSDGLCGALGGRIINIHHSFLPSFKGAKPYHQAHERGVKLIGATAHYVTADLDEGPIIEQEVERVGHEVTPERLVALGRDVECRALARAVGWHAEHRVLLNGGRTVVFR, from the coding sequence ATGACCGACCAGTACGTCCTCACCCTCTCCTGTCCCGACAGGCCGGGCATCGTGCACGCCGTGTCGAGCTACCTCCTGGCCACGGGGTGCAACATCGAGGACAGCCAGCAGTTCGGCGACCGCGGCACGGGCCTGTTCTTCATGCGGGTGCACTTCTCCGCCGGGACGCCGGTGGCCGTCGACGGGCTGCGGGCCGGCTTCGCCGCGGTCGGCGACTCCTTCGGGATGGACTGGCGGATCCACCGCGCCGACGAGCGGATGCGGGTCGTGCTGATGGTGTCGAGGTTCGGCCACTGCCTCAACGACCTGCTGTTCCGCACCCGGATCGGCGCGCTGCCGGTGGACGTGGTGGCGGTGGTGTCCAACCACACGGACTTCGCGGAGCTCGCCGCCTCGTACGACGTCCCCTTCCACCACGTCCCGGTCACCCCGGACACCAGGGCGCAGGCCGAGGCCCGGCTGCTGGAGCTGGTGCGCGGCGAGAACGTCGAACTGGTGGTGCTCGCCCGGTACATGCAGGTCCTGTCGGACGGCCTGTGCGGGGCGCTCGGCGGGCGGATCATCAACATCCACCACTCGTTCCTGCCGAGCTTCAAGGGCGCGAAGCCCTACCACCAGGCGCACGAGCGCGGCGTGAAGCTGATCGGCGCGACGGCCCACTACGTGACGGCGGACCTCGACGAGGGCCCGATCATCGAGCAGGAGGTCGAGCGGGTGGGGCACGAGGTCACCCCCGAGCGCCTGGTGGCCCTGGGGCGCGACGTCGAGTGCCGGGCGCTGGCCCGCGCGGTCGGGTGGCACGCGGAGCACCGCGTCCTGCTGAACGGCGGCCGCACGGTCGTCTTCCGCTGA
- a CDS encoding SCO4402 family protein → MPLNDMPWWRWRANVRSALHMLSDVRFHEQCWLAGADGYGDVTDAVYRLVEDTWLDNWSAEKYVGTMFRDQAEARLVDLAVLRVLRILHQVGPDAPVSAYLEHPGWPEAVHAARDAHVRLSANDGEDPDAPPRPLHALRALTGAA, encoded by the coding sequence ATGCCCCTGAACGACATGCCCTGGTGGCGCTGGCGCGCCAACGTGCGCTCGGCGCTGCACATGCTCTCCGACGTCCGCTTCCACGAGCAGTGCTGGCTGGCCGGCGCCGACGGCTACGGAGACGTCACGGACGCCGTCTACCGGCTGGTCGAGGACACCTGGCTGGACAACTGGTCCGCCGAGAAGTACGTCGGGACGATGTTCCGCGACCAGGCCGAGGCCCGGCTCGTCGACCTGGCCGTGCTGCGGGTCCTGCGGATCCTGCACCAGGTCGGCCCGGACGCGCCCGTCTCCGCGTACCTGGAGCACCCCGGCTGGCCCGAGGCCGTGCACGCCGCCCGCGACGCCCACGTGCGGCTCTCGGCGAACGACGGCGAGGACCCGGACGCACCGCCCCGGCCGCTGCACGCCCTGCGGGCGCTGACGGGCGCCGCGTAG